A genomic window from Syntrophorhabdaceae bacterium includes:
- the pstS gene encoding phosphate ABC transporter substrate-binding protein PstS, giving the protein MSKMLTRIGLFACCLFFLTAGLRVFAADEELLGTGATFPQPFYSKIFDAYYQQYKIKINYQGIGSGGGINQLTQKTVDFGATDAFMTADELKAAGPAVLHIPTCLGAVVVTYNLPGNPKLNFTPDVIADIFLGKITKWSDARIAATNSAVKLPDLPISVVNRADGSGTNYIFTEYLSKISNEWKGKIGAGKTVNWPAGQIGQKGNPGVAGYVSQTPGAVGYVELIYAIQNKMAYANVKNKAGRFIEPTLKAVSSAANVKIPDDTNVSLTNTGAADGYPISSFTWLIFYKEQNYGGRSKERAETLARLLLWTVNDGQKYAEPLQYSPLSKEAQSKAVKIVHSITYNGAPLLK; this is encoded by the coding sequence ATGAGTAAAATGCTTACACGTATCGGATTATTCGCGTGCTGTTTGTTCTTTCTGACCGCGGGGCTCAGAGTGTTCGCTGCCGACGAAGAATTGCTCGGTACCGGAGCGACGTTTCCCCAGCCCTTCTATTCAAAGATATTTGATGCCTACTATCAGCAATACAAGATAAAGATCAACTATCAGGGCATCGGCTCCGGGGGCGGCATCAATCAGCTTACGCAAAAGACCGTAGATTTCGGCGCAACAGATGCCTTCATGACCGCCGACGAACTAAAGGCTGCCGGGCCGGCTGTTCTCCATATACCTACCTGTCTCGGCGCCGTGGTAGTGACGTATAATCTTCCCGGTAATCCCAAGTTGAATTTCACACCCGATGTGATCGCCGATATATTCCTCGGCAAGATCACAAAATGGAGCGATGCTCGGATCGCCGCGACAAACAGCGCTGTGAAACTCCCTGATCTCCCGATCAGCGTTGTGAACAGGGCAGATGGCAGCGGTACCAACTACATCTTTACCGAGTACCTGTCAAAGATCAGTAATGAATGGAAAGGCAAGATAGGCGCTGGCAAGACAGTGAATTGGCCGGCAGGACAGATCGGACAGAAAGGCAATCCTGGCGTGGCAGGTTATGTATCGCAGACCCCAGGCGCTGTTGGATACGTCGAGCTTATCTACGCAATCCAGAATAAGATGGCTTACGCAAACGTAAAGAACAAAGCCGGCAGGTTCATTGAGCCAACACTCAAGGCGGTCAGCTCCGCGGCGAATGTAAAAATACCGGACGACACAAATGTATCACTCACCAATACCGGCGCGGCCGACGGCTACCCGATCAGCAGCTTTACCTGGCTTATCTTCTACAAAGAACAGAACTACGGCGGAAGATCAAAAGAAAGGGCAGAAACCCTCGCCAGACTTCTATTGTGGACTGTCAATGATGGGCAGAAGTATGCTGAACCCCTCCAGTATTCACCACTTTCTAAGGAGGCGCAATCTAAGGCTGTGAAAATAGTGCACTCCATAACGTATAACGGTGCACCACTCTTGAAGTAG
- a CDS encoding glycogen-binding domain-containing protein, whose protein sequence is MAQKSTKKRVIFKLNDARAREVFVAGSFNAWDPSARPLKKDAHGVWKTTMLIPGGTYEYRFIVDGQWMEDPTVAEKRLNEFGSYNTVLTV, encoded by the coding sequence CAGAAGAGCACAAAAAAGCGCGTGATCTTCAAGCTTAATGACGCCCGTGCACGGGAAGTCTTTGTGGCCGGTTCTTTTAACGCCTGGGATCCCTCGGCTCGTCCCCTCAAGAAGGATGCACACGGCGTATGGAAGACGACCATGTTGATACCAGGCGGTACGTATGAGTATCGGTTCATTGTCGATGGTCAGTGGATGGAAGATCCGACCGTAGCTGAAAAACGGCTCAACGAATTCGGCTCCTATAATACGGTGCTGACCGTTTAA